GGTGTAATGGCAACACGCCAGCCTTTGGAGCTGTGCATTCTAGGTTCGAATCCTAGGGGCGGAACCATCGATAGAGCGCCACGCAAGTGGCGCTTTTATTCTTTAAGCAGTTCAGCCTTGTGCGTTGTGCACGTTAGACTTGTCTAAGGGTTTTTCTTCTCTGCCCAAAACCTTGAATCTAAACTGCAGGAGAACGCACTTGAGCGATCAGGTCAATGCACCAGTAGCTGTCATCGTCCTCGCCGCCGGGGCTGGTACTCGGATGAAGTCGGCTAAACCGAAGATCATGCATGAAATCGCAGGTCGCTCCATGATTGCTCACGCACTTCATGCTGCCTCGGCCCTGCAGCCAAAGAATCTTGTGGCCGTGGTTCGCCACCAGCGTGATCTGGTTGCCGAGCACATTCTTAGCCAGTTCCCATCCATCACCATTGCCGATCAGGATGAGATCCCAGGCACCGGCCGCGCGGTCCAACAGGGGCTGGACGCACTGGATCCAAGCCTTGAAGGTACCGTCGTGGTGACCTATGGCGATGTGCCATTGCTCACCAGCGAAGTCCTGCAGGATTTGGTCACCACCCACGAGGCCAACGGCAACTCGGTCACCGTCTTGACCACCTCGCTGGATGACCCTAATGGCTACGGCCGAATTCTGCGTGATGAGAACGGCGATGTCGCTGGCATTCGCGAGCAGAAGGACGCTTCGGCAGAAGAACTGCTGATCAAGGAAATCAACTCCGGGATCTACGCTTTTGACGCCAAGATGCTGCGTTCGGCGCTGACCGAAGTCACCACCGAGAACGCCCAGGGCGAAATGTACCTGACCGACGTGCTGGCTATCGCCCGTGCACGCGACGGACGAGTTGCTTCTTCACAGATTGCTGACCGCTGGCAGATTGAGGGCGCGAATGACCGCGTTCAGGTTTCTAACTTGGCCCGCATCTAC
The nucleotide sequence above comes from Glutamicibacter sp. B1. Encoded proteins:
- the glmU gene encoding bifunctional UDP-N-acetylglucosamine diphosphorylase/glucosamine-1-phosphate N-acetyltransferase GlmU, with translation MSDQVNAPVAVIVLAAGAGTRMKSAKPKIMHEIAGRSMIAHALHAASALQPKNLVAVVRHQRDLVAEHILSQFPSITIADQDEIPGTGRAVQQGLDALDPSLEGTVVVTYGDVPLLTSEVLQDLVTTHEANGNSVTVLTTSLDDPNGYGRILRDENGDVAGIREQKDASAEELLIKEINSGIYAFDAKMLRSALTEVTTENAQGEMYLTDVLAIARARDGRVASSQIADRWQIEGANDRVQVSNLARIYNQRKTEFWMREGVTIVDPATTWIDAEVIIGRDATLKPGTQLHGTTIIGDNAVVGPDTTLTNVVVGQRATVKRTDATDSRISEGASVGPFAYLRPGTELGTDGKIGAFYETKNVTIGRGSKLSHLGYAGDAEIGEFTNIGCGNITANYDGEKKHRTKIGSHVRTSSNTVFIAPVEIGDGAYTGAGAVVRKNVPAGALALSVAPQRNTEGWTLEKRPGTPSADAAFKSSLNSSGTE